The sequence CCCAGCATGACCGGCACCCGTCCGGAGGTCCAGCCGCGGTCCGGGCCGTCCACCACGCCCCAGACCAGCAGCAGCATGCCGGTGGCGGAGAGCGCCAGGCCGATCGGGTCGAGTCTGCGGCCGTCGCCACGCGACTCGTCGAGCACCGTGGCCGCCAGGATCACCGCCAGCACACCGACCGGCACGTTCAGCCAGAAGATCCAGGACCAGTGCAGCCCGTCGGCGACCGCGCCGCCGACCACCGGGCCGACCGCGACGCCGAGGCCGGTGACGCCGCCCCAGACGCCGACCGCGGCGTTGCGCAGCCGGGCGGGGACCGCGCGGGCGAGCAGGGTCAGCGCGAGCGGGGTGATCGCCGCGCCGCCCAGGCCCTGCACCGCTCGGGCGGCGGTGAGCTGCCACGCCTCGGTGGCGAGCGCGGCGGCCGCGGAGGCGAGCGTGAAGACGATGATGCCGCCGAGGAACATCCGGCGCCGGCCGAGCCGGTCGCCGAGGGCCGCGGCGGTGAGCAGGAACGCCGCGAACGGCAGCGTGTACGCGTTGACGAACCACTGCAGGTCGGCGATGGAGGCGTGCAGCTCGGTGCGGATCACCGGCAGCGCGGTGCTGACCACCAGGTTGTCCAGCGACACCATGAAGGTCGGGATGCCGACGGCGGCCAGCACGGCGGCGAGCGGCCGGGCCGCCCGGGCGCCGGCCCGGGTGACGGGTTTTTCCGGTACGACAGTGGTCACGACTTCCCCCTGAATACGCATGACTGATCCGCGAAGTTGTTATCCGCTGATAACTAAGCACCGTAAGCATCAACTGATAACCTGTCAACGTGACTCGGACCCGCCTGACCGCATCGGAACGCCAGGAGCAGATCCTCGCCGCCGCGCTCACCGCCTTCGCGCAGGGCGGATACGCCGGCACCAGCACCGATCAGGTCGCCCGCCTGGCCGGCGTCTCCCAGCCGTACGTGATCCGCATCTTCGGCTCGAAGCAGGAACTGTTCCTGGCCACGGTGCGCCACGCCGGCCGGCGGATCGAGGCGCTGTGGCGGGCGGCGGCCGAGCGCGAGCCCACCCTGGCCGGCCTGGGCGGGGCGTACACCGAGCTGCTCGCCGAGCGGGAGCTGCCGATCATCCTGCTGCAGGGCTTCGCCGCCAGCGCGGACCCGGTGGTCGGCGAGGCGGTGCGCGCCTGCTACGGCAACCTCTACGAGACCGTGTGCGAGCTGACCGGCGCCGGCGCCGAGGAGGTGCGCGACTTCTTCGCGATGGGCATGCTGAAGACGATCCTCGGCGC is a genomic window of Actinoplanes teichomyceticus ATCC 31121 containing:
- a CDS encoding TetR/AcrR family transcriptional regulator — translated: MTRTRLTASERQEQILAAALTAFAQGGYAGTSTDQVARLAGVSQPYVIRIFGSKQELFLATVRHAGRRIEALWRAAAEREPTLAGLGGAYTELLAERELPIILLQGFAASADPVVGEAVRACYGNLYETVCELTGAGAEEVRDFFAMGMLKTILGAMRVVGPDPVPTEPWMAALISSFPDDAG
- a CDS encoding DHA2 family efflux MFS transporter permease subunit, with translation MTTVVPEKPVTRAGARAARPLAAVLAAVGIPTFMVSLDNLVVSTALPVIRTELHASIADLQWFVNAYTLPFAAFLLTAAALGDRLGRRRMFLGGIIVFTLASAAAALATEAWQLTAARAVQGLGGAAITPLALTLLARAVPARLRNAAVGVWGGVTGLGVAVGPVVGGAVADGLHWSWIFWLNVPVGVLAVILAATVLDESRGDGRRLDPIGLALSATGMLLLVWGVVDGPDRGWTSGRVPVMLGAAAALLAGFVFWQARNRTPMLPLRLFRSRGFSVVNAVTLTFSAGAFGSVFLLAQFFQVVQGLSPLQSGLRTLPWTAAPMVVAPLAGLLAGRVGQRVLIVAGQVCLAAGLLWVALTLSATTPYAALIGAFVLAGIGMGLTFAPVSTMVLASVDVAEQGVASGANNTIREFGVAAGVAALSSIFSSLGGFGSLESFIDGTRPAVLTGAAVLAVGAVIALRLPRRA